The following are encoded in a window of Brockia lithotrophica genomic DNA:
- a CDS encoding efflux RND transporter periplasmic adaptor subunit: MPKKIWIPLLALGLLLGGGGYLLWSRAHAPKAPDILDAFSEARVVRGKITVAVSGSGSVESAQTVSLKAETAATISEVLVKAGDRVRAGDELVRFSGKDVSAQISQEEAALAQLLAQREQLVARIQAQDQAAAREETIVAPADGLLADVVVHPGDRVSPGTEVATLTLTGSSRLAAYVAERDAAKLSPGTPATVFLAGESGESVPGRVVSVDPFLDVVNGVPARKVTLQVAGTVQEGVKARVVFRPADGPEVSALQEGVFLAPERISLRAQTEGRVVRVDGRPGQVVARGQAVAAVRPVSAQDANLAAQLSQLDDRIAQSRQRIAQYRAQGEAPAPVKAPIDGKISQVFVVAGQAVVPGQDLLLLLDDQNLQVVIHVDELDVNKIKVGQTAEVTVQAVSQTPLKGDVLAIGDEGEVQNGVATFPVTVHVPAVSGLKIGMTAEAQILVGEKDDALLVPVEAVVRRRNAAYVYVPASAESGGQNASESGTSSSLPPGVALRPVEVGLVSMRQAEIVSGLAEGDVVLVPRPPSPQGTGGFRPSPGQGMAVPGMMPRGGQAPASGTPGGTWGGSRSGTFPNSGSRPSGGTLPTPTQPGGGGGR, from the coding sequence GTGCCCAAGAAGATCTGGATTCCCCTCCTCGCCCTCGGCTTGCTTCTCGGGGGCGGCGGATACCTCTTGTGGTCGCGAGCGCACGCCCCAAAGGCCCCCGACATTCTCGACGCCTTTTCGGAAGCCCGAGTCGTCCGGGGGAAGATCACGGTAGCCGTAAGCGGCTCGGGGTCCGTAGAGTCTGCGCAGACGGTGTCCCTCAAGGCAGAGACAGCAGCCACGATTTCGGAAGTCCTCGTCAAGGCGGGAGACCGCGTTCGGGCGGGCGACGAGCTCGTCCGCTTTTCCGGAAAGGACGTGAGCGCGCAGATTTCGCAGGAAGAGGCCGCCCTCGCCCAGCTCCTCGCCCAGCGCGAACAACTCGTGGCGCGAATCCAGGCCCAAGATCAGGCGGCCGCCCGGGAGGAGACGATCGTCGCTCCGGCCGACGGCCTCCTCGCCGACGTCGTCGTCCATCCGGGGGACCGGGTGTCTCCGGGGACGGAGGTCGCCACGCTCACGCTTACGGGATCTTCACGCCTCGCGGCGTACGTCGCGGAACGCGATGCGGCCAAGCTGTCTCCCGGTACGCCAGCTACGGTCTTTCTCGCAGGGGAATCCGGAGAGAGCGTGCCGGGACGCGTCGTCTCCGTGGATCCCTTCCTCGACGTCGTAAACGGCGTTCCGGCGCGCAAGGTGACGCTGCAGGTCGCGGGTACGGTCCAGGAAGGGGTAAAGGCGCGGGTCGTCTTTCGCCCCGCCGACGGCCCCGAGGTATCCGCCCTGCAAGAAGGCGTCTTTCTCGCGCCCGAACGGATTTCCCTCCGCGCGCAGACGGAAGGTCGCGTCGTCCGCGTGGACGGAAGGCCGGGCCAAGTCGTCGCTCGCGGACAGGCCGTCGCCGCAGTGCGCCCCGTTTCCGCGCAAGATGCGAATCTGGCAGCCCAGCTTTCTCAGCTCGACGACCGGATCGCGCAGTCGCGGCAGCGCATCGCCCAGTACCGGGCCCAGGGCGAGGCTCCGGCTCCCGTAAAGGCCCCCATCGACGGAAAGATCTCCCAGGTCTTCGTCGTCGCCGGACAAGCCGTCGTTCCCGGGCAAGACCTCCTGCTCCTCCTCGACGACCAGAACCTGCAGGTGGTGATTCACGTCGACGAGCTCGACGTGAACAAGATCAAAGTCGGGCAGACGGCGGAGGTCACGGTGCAGGCCGTCTCGCAAACTCCGCTCAAAGGGGACGTCCTCGCGATTGGCGACGAGGGCGAGGTGCAAAACGGCGTCGCCACCTTTCCGGTGACCGTCCACGTTCCCGCGGTATCTGGCCTCAAGATCGGGATGACGGCGGAGGCGCAAATCCTCGTCGGCGAGAAGGACGACGCCTTGCTCGTGCCGGTGGAAGCGGTGGTCCGCCGGAGGAATGCGGCGTACGTGTATGTCCCCGCTTCCGCAGAAAGCGGCGGGCAAAATGCGTCCGAATCGGGGACCTCTTCTTCCCTTCCGCCCGGCGTGGCGCTTAGGCCCGTGGAAGTGGGGCTCGTAAGCATGCGTCAGGCGGAGATCGTCTCGGGGCTCGCCGAGGGCGACGTCGTGCTCGTTCCGCGCCCGCCTTCCCCTCAGGGAACGGGAGGATTCCGGCCTTCTCCGGGTCAGGGGATGGCCGTGCCGGGGATGATGCCGCGGGGAGGCCAGGCCCCCGCCTCCGGCACACCCGGGGGGACCTGGGGTGGTTCCCGGAGCGGAACTTTCCCGAATTCGGGGAGCCGTCCGAGCGGCGGTACCTTACCTACTCCCACACAGCCGGGGGGAGGGGGAGGGCGATGA
- a CDS encoding ABC transporter ATP-binding protein, translated as MTSPLIRLERVSKEYSMGEERVRALDGVTLEISRGDFVAVVGPSGSGKSTLMHILGCLDRPTSGRYELDGREVGHLSEAELARIRNEKIGFVFQQFYLLPRLTALENVELPLVYRGWPPGRRRERAKEVLARLGLEGRLYHFPNQLSGGQQQRVAIARALVGDPELVLADEPTGALDSRTGQEILEIFASLHAEGRTIVLITHDGEVARRARRRIAIRDGRIVADEERGE; from the coding sequence ATGACCTCCCCCCTCATCCGACTCGAGCGGGTTTCCAAGGAGTACTCCATGGGGGAAGAGCGCGTGCGCGCCCTGGACGGGGTCACCTTGGAGATTTCCCGCGGGGACTTCGTGGCCGTCGTCGGCCCCTCGGGTTCCGGGAAGTCCACGCTCATGCACATCCTCGGGTGCCTCGATCGCCCGACGTCCGGGCGCTACGAACTCGACGGTCGGGAGGTAGGCCACCTTTCGGAGGCAGAGCTCGCCCGCATCCGGAACGAAAAGATCGGCTTTGTCTTTCAGCAGTTCTACCTTCTCCCCCGGCTTACGGCCCTCGAAAACGTCGAACTCCCCCTCGTGTACCGCGGATGGCCTCCCGGACGGCGCCGCGAACGGGCGAAGGAGGTCCTCGCCCGCCTGGGCCTCGAAGGCCGCCTCTACCACTTTCCCAACCAGCTCTCCGGCGGGCAGCAGCAGCGGGTCGCGATCGCCCGCGCCCTCGTGGGCGATCCGGAACTCGTGCTTGCGGACGAGCCGACGGGGGCGTTGGACAGCCGTACCGGGCAGGAGATCCTCGAGATCTTTGCCTCCCTCCACGCGGAGGGGCGCACGATCGTCCTGATCACGCACGACGGAGAAGTCGCCCGCCGGGCGCGGCGGCGCATCGCCATTCGCGACGGGCGCATCGTCGCCGACGAAGAAAGAGGGGAGTAG
- a CDS encoding ABC transporter permease subunit — MELAVPAHETVVYGRRVSFWALVQNELLKILRRKEILWFGLILLLVFGISFAWTWHTRSSARAEADSGLRYWEVKFEQSIEKTRQEYSREMGEKDLTPEQKAEAEAARDAAVAQIRAEKDRMLGAYREKGVSPATPLSVWWHVDTLWHATFGLLAFFVFAEGVMIQTSEFSDGTVRLLFAQPVSRTRIYFAKTISLLLYLAAALVLAALSLLVSFVFFPGESNAAILWSDRQGNVHVLPYDRALFRLMGTEVLGEIFFVFLGFSVGALLVKTVYAFAFTLLGIFGGKTAQGILFLTTVLLPGASGEKVPEIVRWVFRVSPLTYSGNLGPFLFRDLLSAGSSSLFSGGETVFTSQGGFAVSAGQMSQWGIESPPFLNSLSDAYLQVQVLGNISLWGGVGILLAWTVALWLLGYIAFVRREV, encoded by the coding sequence ATGGAGTTGGCGGTTCCGGCGCATGAAACGGTGGTCTACGGACGCCGCGTGTCGTTTTGGGCTCTCGTGCAAAACGAACTCCTTAAGATCCTTCGCCGAAAGGAAATCTTGTGGTTTGGGCTCATTCTCCTCCTCGTCTTCGGAATATCCTTTGCCTGGACGTGGCACACACGCAGTTCCGCGCGGGCAGAAGCGGATAGCGGACTTCGCTATTGGGAAGTCAAATTCGAACAGAGTATCGAAAAAACCCGACAAGAATACTCGCGCGAGATGGGCGAGAAAGACCTGACACCGGAACAAAAGGCCGAGGCAGAGGCCGCTCGGGATGCGGCCGTGGCCCAGATCCGCGCCGAGAAGGATCGAATGCTTGGCGCATACCGCGAAAAGGGAGTCTCTCCGGCGACGCCCCTTTCCGTTTGGTGGCACGTGGACACGCTCTGGCATGCGACGTTTGGCCTTCTCGCCTTTTTCGTCTTTGCAGAAGGGGTCATGATCCAGACCTCCGAGTTTTCCGACGGTACCGTCCGCCTGCTCTTTGCCCAACCGGTTTCGCGCACGCGAATCTATTTCGCAAAGACCATATCCCTCCTCCTTTACCTCGCGGCGGCGCTCGTCTTGGCGGCCCTTTCGTTGCTTGTCTCGTTTGTCTTTTTCCCCGGCGAGAGTAACGCTGCGATCCTCTGGAGCGATCGCCAAGGGAACGTCCATGTGCTTCCTTACGATCGCGCCTTGTTCCGGCTTATGGGAACGGAGGTATTGGGCGAAATTTTTTTCGTCTTCCTCGGCTTTTCCGTCGGCGCTCTTCTGGTGAAGACGGTGTACGCCTTTGCCTTTACCCTTCTGGGTATCTTCGGCGGAAAGACGGCACAAGGGATTCTCTTTCTCACAACGGTGCTTCTTCCCGGTGCGTCGGGGGAAAAGGTTCCTGAGATCGTCCGTTGGGTCTTTCGCGTGAGCCCCCTCACGTACAGCGGAAATCTCGGCCCCTTTCTCTTTCGCGACCTCTTGTCGGCGGGCTCTTCTTCCTTGTTTTCTGGGGGAGAGACGGTTTTCACCTCTCAAGGAGGATTTGCGGTTTCGGCGGGGCAGATGTCGCAGTGGGGGATTGAAAGCCCTCCTTTCTTGAATTCTCTTTCGGACGCGTACCTTCAAGTTCAAGTCTTAGGCAACATTTCCCTCTGGGGTGGCGTGGGGATCCTCCTCGCCTGGACTGTGGCCTTATGGCTTCTCGGGTACATCGCCTTTGTCCGGCGGGAGGTGTAA
- a CDS encoding ABC transporter ATP-binding protein, which translates to MSAERTRAGGRPGGAHGGSAFLRPSERPREARRTLRRLLSLLAPYRLRLAGVLFFAVLSTLFAVVAPRLIGEVTNLLFAAVRQGGVGGAPAFVPWLRLGAIFGFLVGIYVLSFVASYLQQVLMVGVAQDVVYRLRRAVAAKLARLPVRTFDERPHGDLMSRMTNDLDLLGSTLQQSLVDVFTAVFSGLGMFAVMLTMSPQLTALTLFLLPLAGGIVSLLAPRAQRLFLRQQEALGAVSAAVEEHVRGFEVTKAFGQEERAERGFRERNFELYAAGWRAQFVSGLIWPGMGFVGNLGYVLLAWAGALQVLSGRLSVGDVQAFLQYARQLNQPVTQLANASSILQSTIAAAERVFRLLDEPEEDDGGASPLDVVREARGHPKPDSASSPVEGRGSWRARGDVRFEDVWFAYRTGEPVLCGVSFHVPAGTRLAIVGPTGSGKTTLVSLLLRFYDPERGQILLDGREIREIPRDVLRRQFGYVPQDAWLFPGTLRENLLYGRGEAEEEEIWEVLRAVRLADVVRALPGGLDTVVEEDEDLLSQGERQLVTIARVLLVDPPVLVLDEATSGVDPHTERLVQDALELAFRGRTSIVIAHRLQTVERADRIVVVERGRVVEVGTHEELVGRGGAYASLLAAASR; encoded by the coding sequence GTGAGCGCGGAACGAACGCGCGCAGGCGGTCGTCCGGGCGGCGCGCACGGCGGTTCGGCCTTTCTCCGGCCGTCGGAACGGCCGCGCGAGGCGCGGAGGACCCTCCGCCGCTTGCTCTCCCTCCTCGCCCCTTACCGCCTGCGCCTCGCGGGGGTGCTTTTTTTCGCCGTCCTCTCCACGCTCTTCGCCGTGGTCGCCCCCCGGCTCATCGGAGAGGTGACGAACCTCCTCTTCGCGGCCGTGCGCCAAGGTGGGGTGGGGGGTGCGCCGGCGTTTGTCCCTTGGCTGCGGCTCGGCGCGATCTTCGGCTTCCTTGTGGGGATCTACGTCCTTTCCTTTGTCGCCTCTTACCTCCAGCAGGTGCTCATGGTCGGCGTGGCTCAGGACGTCGTCTACCGCCTGCGTCGCGCCGTGGCGGCGAAACTCGCCCGCCTCCCCGTGCGCACCTTCGACGAGCGGCCCCACGGCGACCTCATGAGTCGGATGACGAACGACCTCGACCTCTTGGGTTCGACGCTCCAGCAGAGCCTCGTGGACGTGTTTACCGCCGTCTTTTCGGGACTCGGGATGTTCGCCGTGATGCTGACCATGAGCCCCCAACTCACGGCCCTCACGCTCTTCCTCCTCCCCCTCGCCGGGGGGATCGTCTCCCTCCTCGCTCCGCGCGCCCAGCGCCTCTTCCTCCGCCAGCAGGAAGCCCTCGGGGCGGTGAGCGCCGCGGTCGAGGAACACGTCCGCGGTTTCGAGGTGACCAAGGCTTTCGGGCAGGAGGAGCGGGCCGAACGCGGGTTTCGGGAACGGAACTTCGAGCTCTACGCCGCCGGATGGCGGGCGCAGTTCGTCTCCGGGCTCATTTGGCCGGGGATGGGCTTTGTCGGAAACCTGGGGTACGTCCTCCTCGCCTGGGCCGGGGCGCTTCAGGTGCTCTCCGGGCGCCTCTCCGTCGGGGACGTGCAGGCCTTTCTCCAGTACGCGCGCCAGCTCAACCAACCCGTGACGCAGCTCGCCAACGCCTCGAGCATCCTCCAGTCGACGATTGCCGCGGCGGAACGCGTCTTCCGCCTCCTCGACGAACCGGAGGAAGACGACGGGGGCGCCTCGCCCTTAGACGTAGTTCGGGAAGCGCGGGGGCATCCTAAACCGGACTCCGCAAGTTCGCCCGTGGAGGGGCGGGGGTCCTGGCGCGCCCGGGGGGACGTGCGCTTTGAAGACGTGTGGTTTGCCTACCGCACCGGGGAACCGGTCCTCTGCGGGGTCTCTTTCCACGTTCCCGCAGGCACGCGCTTGGCCATCGTGGGGCCCACGGGCTCGGGCAAGACGACGCTCGTAAGCCTGCTCTTGCGCTTCTACGATCCGGAGCGCGGGCAGATCCTCCTCGATGGGCGGGAGATCCGGGAGATCCCCCGAGACGTCCTGAGGCGGCAGTTCGGCTACGTGCCACAGGATGCATGGCTTTTCCCTGGGACGCTTCGGGAGAACCTCCTCTACGGCCGCGGAGAGGCCGAGGAGGAAGAGATCTGGGAGGTCCTTCGCGCCGTCCGTCTGGCGGACGTCGTCCGGGCCCTTCCCGGCGGCCTCGACACGGTGGTGGAGGAGGACGAGGACCTCCTTTCCCAAGGGGAGCGCCAGCTCGTGACGATCGCCCGCGTCCTCCTCGTCGATCCTCCCGTGCTCGTCTTGGACGAGGCGACGAGCGGGGTTGATCCCCACACGGAGCGCCTCGTCCAAGACGCCCTCGAACTCGCCTTTCGCGGGCGTACGAGCATCGTCATCGCCCACCGGCTGCAGACGGTGGAGCGGGCGGACCGCATCGTCGTCGTGGAACGCGGCCGCGTCGTAGAGGTCGGCACACACGAGGAGCTCGTCGGTCGCGGAGGAGCGTACGCCTCGCTCCTCGCCGCCGCCTCCCGCTGA
- a CDS encoding ABC transporter ATP-binding protein, which yields MFTWEAAGRAEKGRGLAARPVRSLVVRELRRSFWEVLAIVGFTLAGVTAELSLPSLFARLVDEGVARGDAAVVAATGGEMLFATLLALAFQVTSGLFASRFASRFGMHVRAEVFRRIVHLPFGEYRRFGAATLLTRATNDVGQLQQVLYLGLRPFLRAPITAAVGLVLAFRLNARLALLLLASLPVVLAFLYVLSRRAIPLYTEVQLRIDALNRAVRSYLGGVRVARAFVRDAQEAERIARASADLREVSVRVSRIMALLSPAITFALNATIVLLLFVGARFVERGSLAVGSLIAFVQYAVFLLGAFLTLGMLFFLLPRALVSAERLDELLRAPEERVDAAEEGMPGGAEEATRGAKGWEAVSHAERGGEGFAEEFAARESPSPPELAFVEVSYRAPGAERPQLENFHMRIPAGAFVAVVGGTGSGKSTLLRLLLRFYPDYQGSVLWDGVDIREVPLRAYRRWIAYVPQRPYLFRGTVRDNLLYGLPEGEEVSDDALVAALEAACAWEFVAERPGGLDAPVEAGGRNFSGGQRQRLAIARALVRRAPLVLFDDAFSALDAATEERVLANLRSVLRGATVLLVTGRVSVARRADFVVVLEAGRVVATGTHDELLAASPVYRDLFASRRIAEGGEGA from the coding sequence GTGTTCACGTGGGAAGCCGCGGGACGAGCGGAGAAGGGGCGTGGGCTGGCCGCGCGTCCCGTGAGGAGCTTGGTGGTGCGCGAACTTCGCCGTTCCTTTTGGGAAGTTTTGGCAATTGTGGGGTTCACGCTCGCCGGAGTGACGGCGGAGCTTTCGCTCCCCAGCCTCTTTGCCCGTCTCGTAGACGAGGGCGTAGCGCGCGGTGATGCGGCGGTCGTCGCGGCGACGGGTGGAGAGATGCTCTTCGCGACGCTTTTGGCGCTGGCGTTTCAGGTGACTTCAGGACTTTTTGCTTCCCGTTTTGCCTCCCGCTTCGGCATGCACGTGCGCGCGGAGGTCTTTCGCCGCATCGTGCACCTCCCCTTCGGGGAGTACCGCCGCTTCGGAGCGGCGACCCTTCTCACGCGGGCCACGAACGACGTGGGGCAGCTTCAACAGGTCCTCTACCTGGGGTTGCGCCCCTTCCTTCGGGCGCCCATCACCGCCGCCGTGGGACTCGTCCTCGCCTTTCGTCTGAATGCCCGCCTCGCCCTCCTCCTTCTCGCGTCGCTCCCCGTCGTCCTCGCCTTTCTCTACGTCCTCTCCCGTCGGGCCATCCCCCTCTACACGGAAGTCCAGCTCCGCATCGACGCCCTGAACCGCGCCGTCCGAAGTTACCTGGGCGGGGTGCGCGTGGCGCGGGCGTTCGTCCGCGACGCCCAAGAGGCGGAGCGCATCGCCCGGGCAAGCGCCGACCTGAGAGAAGTTTCCGTGCGTGTGAGCCGGATCATGGCGCTCTTGAGCCCGGCGATCACCTTTGCCTTGAACGCGACCATCGTCCTTCTCCTCTTCGTAGGTGCCCGATTCGTAGAGCGGGGAAGTCTCGCGGTAGGTTCGCTCATCGCCTTCGTCCAGTACGCCGTCTTCCTCCTCGGGGCGTTCCTCACGCTCGGGATGCTCTTTTTCCTCCTCCCGCGCGCCCTCGTCTCTGCGGAGAGGTTGGACGAACTCCTCCGCGCTCCCGAGGAACGTGTGGATGCCGCAGAGGAGGGGATGCCCGGCGGCGCGGAGGAGGCAACGCGCGGCGCGAAGGGATGGGAAGCGGTTTCTCATGCAGAACGCGGTGGGGAGGGGTTCGCGGAGGAATTCGCCGCCCGCGAAAGTCCGTCCCCACCGGAGCTCGCGTTCGTGGAGGTTTCGTACCGCGCGCCCGGCGCAGAGCGCCCCCAGCTCGAAAATTTTCACATGCGGATTCCGGCGGGGGCGTTTGTCGCCGTGGTTGGCGGGACGGGTTCGGGGAAGTCGACGCTCCTTCGCCTCCTCCTCCGGTTCTACCCGGATTACCAGGGGAGCGTCCTTTGGGACGGCGTGGACATCCGGGAGGTTCCGCTACGGGCGTACCGGAGGTGGATCGCCTACGTCCCGCAGCGGCCCTACCTCTTCCGTGGGACGGTGCGGGACAACCTCCTCTACGGACTCCCTGAAGGGGAGGAGGTCTCCGACGACGCGCTCGTGGCTGCCCTCGAGGCGGCGTGTGCCTGGGAATTCGTCGCCGAACGTCCGGGAGGATTGGACGCCCCGGTCGAGGCGGGCGGGCGCAACTTTTCCGGCGGCCAAAGGCAGCGTCTGGCCATTGCCCGCGCCCTCGTTCGGCGGGCACCGCTTGTGCTTTTCGACGACGCCTTTTCCGCGTTGGATGCGGCCACGGAAGAACGCGTGTTGGCCAACCTTCGAAGCGTTCTCCGCGGAGCAACGGTGCTTTTGGTGACCGGGCGCGTTTCCGTAGCCCGGCGCGCCGACTTCGTCGTCGTCCTCGAGGCCGGGCGCGTCGTCGCCACGGGGACGCACGACGAACTCCTCGCCGCGAGTCCCGTCTACCGCGACCTTTTCGCCTCCCGACGCATTGCCGAGGGGGGTGAGGGTGCGTGA
- the amrA gene encoding AmmeMemoRadiSam system protein A, protein MDVRELRTSHAGTSGEVGTEKGVVGGALVPHPPVMVPEVGKEEARRVAQTWTALQALGRKLAALRPEVVFFLTPHGPVRWEAVPVVRAVRLEGDLGRFGAPEARIVLQSDPKLAEAVAAAAEEYGVPTAFEAAYPLDHAVVAPLLGLRAGGFPVEEVPTLVIGLGLLGWRRLMRFGRALRAAASALGKRALVVASGDLSHRLSADGPYGYAPEGPEFDARIRDIFARAAGRELLDLDPRLVEGAGECGFRPLLVLFGALEGLPVETEVLSYEGPFGVGYLVGFARVRQDDPFDPPQVARRAIEHFFATGEYLPTPPSLPPELARPGGAFVTLHKDDLLRGCIGTVEPTRPTLYEEIVRNAVAAAREDPRFPPLRPEELPDVRISVDVLEPPEEVVSLEGLDPRTYGVIVEAGRRRGLLLPDLPGIDTPEEQVRIALRKAGIPPGTPYRLQRFRVRRFFERPSATLL, encoded by the coding sequence ATGGATGTTCGGGAGCTTCGGACCTCGCATGCGGGAACTTCCGGAGAAGTCGGCACGGAGAAGGGGGTCGTCGGCGGTGCGCTCGTCCCGCATCCGCCCGTGATGGTCCCCGAGGTCGGGAAGGAAGAGGCCCGGCGCGTGGCGCAGACCTGGACGGCGCTTCAGGCGCTCGGACGTAAACTCGCCGCCCTTAGGCCCGAGGTGGTCTTTTTCCTCACGCCCCACGGGCCGGTACGTTGGGAAGCTGTTCCGGTCGTGCGCGCCGTGCGCCTCGAGGGGGACCTCGGGCGATTCGGGGCGCCCGAGGCGCGCATCGTCCTTCAAAGCGACCCGAAGCTCGCGGAAGCGGTCGCCGCCGCGGCGGAGGAATACGGCGTTCCCACCGCCTTCGAGGCGGCCTACCCGTTGGACCACGCTGTCGTGGCGCCCCTTCTCGGCCTTCGCGCGGGCGGATTTCCCGTGGAGGAAGTCCCCACGCTCGTAATCGGCCTCGGCCTTTTGGGGTGGAGGCGGCTCATGCGCTTTGGCCGCGCGCTGCGCGCCGCCGCTTCCGCCCTCGGGAAGCGCGCCCTCGTCGTGGCGAGCGGAGACCTCTCGCACCGGTTGAGCGCGGACGGCCCGTACGGCTATGCCCCTGAAGGGCCGGAGTTCGATGCGCGAATCCGCGACATCTTCGCCCGCGCCGCGGGGAGGGAACTCCTCGATTTGGACCCGCGGCTCGTGGAAGGTGCGGGGGAGTGCGGCTTCCGCCCCCTCCTCGTCCTCTTCGGCGCCTTGGAGGGGCTCCCCGTCGAGACCGAGGTCCTTTCGTACGAAGGCCCCTTCGGCGTGGGGTATCTCGTGGGCTTTGCCCGCGTGCGGCAAGACGATCCCTTTGATCCGCCGCAGGTGGCGCGGCGCGCCATCGAACACTTTTTTGCCACCGGCGAGTACCTCCCCACGCCGCCCTCTCTTCCTCCGGAGCTTGCGCGCCCCGGGGGCGCCTTCGTGACGCTCCACAAAGACGACCTCCTGCGGGGGTGCATAGGCACCGTGGAGCCGACCCGACCGACGCTGTACGAGGAGATCGTCCGAAACGCCGTCGCCGCCGCCCGAGAGGACCCGCGCTTTCCGCCCTTACGGCCAGAAGAGCTGCCCGACGTGCGGATCTCCGTCGACGTCTTGGAGCCGCCGGAGGAAGTCGTTTCCCTCGAAGGTCTGGATCCCCGCACGTACGGCGTCATCGTGGAGGCGGGGCGCCGGCGGGGGCTCCTCCTCCCCGACTTGCCGGGGATCGACACGCCCGAGGAGCAGGTGCGCATCGCCCTGCGCAAGGCCGGAATCCCTCCCGGGACGCCGTACCGGCTGCAGCGCTTCCGCGTTCGCCGCTTTTTCGAACGTCCTTCGGCCACCCTTCTCTGA
- a CDS encoding YggS family pyridoxal phosphate-dependent enzyme, producing MTDWEGPTERGFRPEDEVRVEVSREELARRLASVRAAIEEACLRAGRPAECARLLLASKNAAPAQIRAAYELGARLFGENRAQELKAKAPVLADLAIEWHFIGHLQTNKVRDVLRYASVVESLDRPALAEELHRRLQREGRTLDVYVEVNVSGEPTKHGLSPDEVPAFFDQLARYPTLVVRGLMTLGPNAEDEARARRAFRTLYELRERLRREGYPNAPLEELSMGMSRDFPWAILEGATLVRIGTAVFGPRLP from the coding sequence ATGACGGACTGGGAAGGGCCGACGGAGAGAGGTTTCCGTCCGGAAGACGAAGTTCGAGTAGAGGTCTCCCGCGAAGAGCTCGCCCGACGGCTCGCCTCCGTGCGCGCGGCGATCGAGGAGGCGTGCCTGCGGGCGGGCCGCCCGGCAGAATGCGCGCGGCTCCTCCTCGCCTCCAAGAACGCAGCGCCCGCGCAGATTCGCGCGGCCTACGAGCTCGGCGCTCGCCTTTTCGGGGAAAACCGCGCCCAGGAACTCAAGGCCAAGGCCCCCGTTTTGGCGGACCTTGCGATCGAATGGCACTTTATCGGGCACCTTCAGACGAACAAGGTGCGGGACGTACTTCGGTACGCGTCCGTCGTCGAATCCCTCGATCGGCCGGCGCTCGCGGAGGAGCTCCATCGCCGGCTTCAGCGCGAAGGGCGGACCCTCGACGTCTACGTGGAGGTGAACGTGTCGGGAGAGCCGACGAAGCACGGGCTCTCTCCGGACGAGGTACCGGCGTTTTTCGACCAACTCGCCCGCTACCCGACCCTCGTCGTGCGGGGGCTCATGACGTTGGGGCCGAATGCAGAGGACGAGGCGAGGGCACGCCGCGCCTTTCGCACCCTTTACGAACTCCGCGAGCGGCTGCGGCGGGAGGGCTACCCGAACGCCCCGCTCGAAGAACTCTCCATGGGGATGAGCCGCGACTTTCCCTGGGCGATTCTCGAAGGCGCTACGCTCGTCCGCATCGGTACGGCGGTGTTCGGCCCTCGGCTTCCCTGA
- the amrS gene encoding AmmeMemoRadiSam system radical SAM enzyme, which produces MNVSEEFVREAAAYERLPDGRVRCLLCPHRCTLREGQTGLCRVRRNVGGRLVTLNYGAVSSLAVDPVEKKPLFHFYPGHFLLSLGTWGCNLHCPFCQNWEIAHGTPPVRFFSPEDVLALLDRCPECAGVAFTYSEPTVWYEYVRDTARLVRARGGRVVLVTNGFIEEAPLRELLPYVDAMNVDLKAFRPETYRRVLRGRLEPVLRTIALAAERVHVEVTTLLVTGMNDSLEEVEEIARFLASVHPEIPFHLSRYFPAYRYTEPPTPVDFLLRAFALARRHLRYVYLGNLRRADGETTFCPACGSPLLVREGFTLREVHLERDDAGDWRCPYCGQKIPIVGEVLFPRI; this is translated from the coding sequence GTGAACGTGAGCGAGGAATTCGTCCGCGAGGCCGCTGCGTACGAGAGGCTTCCCGACGGGCGCGTGCGCTGCCTCCTCTGCCCCCACCGGTGCACGCTGCGCGAGGGGCAGACGGGCCTCTGCCGCGTGCGGCGCAACGTAGGTGGCCGCCTCGTTACCCTGAACTACGGGGCGGTGTCGAGCCTGGCCGTCGATCCGGTGGAGAAAAAGCCCCTCTTTCACTTCTACCCGGGGCACTTCCTCCTTTCTTTGGGGACGTGGGGGTGCAACCTCCACTGTCCCTTTTGCCAGAACTGGGAAATCGCCCACGGAACGCCGCCCGTCCGCTTTTTCTCGCCGGAAGACGTCCTCGCCCTACTCGACCGCTGTCCGGAGTGCGCGGGCGTCGCCTTTACCTACTCGGAACCCACGGTGTGGTACGAGTACGTGCGCGACACCGCCCGCCTCGTCCGCGCGCGCGGCGGGCGCGTCGTACTCGTCACGAACGGGTTCATCGAGGAAGCCCCTCTGCGGGAACTTCTCCCCTACGTAGACGCCATGAACGTCGACCTCAAGGCGTTTCGTCCGGAGACGTACCGGCGTGTCCTCCGCGGCCGCCTCGAACCCGTCCTGCGCACGATCGCCCTCGCTGCCGAGCGCGTCCACGTGGAGGTCACCACGCTTCTCGTCACGGGGATGAACGACAGCCTCGAGGAAGTCGAAGAAATCGCCCGCTTTCTCGCCTCCGTACACCCTGAGATTCCCTTTCACCTGTCTCGCTACTTTCCCGCCTACCGGTACACGGAACCTCCCACGCCCGTCGACTTCCTCCTTCGCGCCTTTGCGCTCGCCCGCCGCCACCTCCGCTACGTGTACCTAGGAAACCTGCGGCGGGCGGACGGAGAGACGACGTTCTGCCCCGCGTGCGGGAGTCCCCTCCTCGTGCGCGAGGGGTTCACCTTGCGCGAGGTGCACCTCGAACGAGACGATGCGGGCGACTGGCGCTGCCCGTACTGCGGACAGAAGATCCCCATCGTGGGCGAGGTGCTTTTCCCCCGAATTTGA